The following proteins come from a genomic window of Lolium rigidum isolate FL_2022 chromosome 5, APGP_CSIRO_Lrig_0.1, whole genome shotgun sequence:
- the LOC124652069 gene encoding alpha,alpha-trehalose-phosphate synthase [UDP-forming] 6-like — translation MASRSYSDLVELASGSGSAEEPSSLPSLGRRRLPRVVTASGIVPDLDCSDDDAASAASDHSPHAPRERTIIVANQLPVRATHLAGGGWEFSWDEDSLLRQLKESLRAHHGRADMDFVYVGGLRDDVPPADQDRVAHDLFEGFRCVPTFLPPDLRSRFYHGFCKQQLWPLFHYMLPLSPDLGGRFDRALWQAYVSANKIFADKILEVINPDEDFVWVHDYHLMVLPTFLRKRFNRVRLGFFLHSPFPSSEIYKTLPVREELLRALLNADLIGFHTFDYARHFLSCCSRMLGLKYESQRGYIALEYYGRTVTIKILPVGVHLVQLQSVLNLPETGVKVAELLKQFCYRDRILMLGVDDMDIFKGISLKLLAFEQLLIQHPEWRGKVVLVQIANPARGRGKDVQEVQDESYAMVKRINDAFGQPDYEPVILIDRPLQFYERMAYYVVAECCLVTAVRDGMNLIPYEYIIARQGNENIDRILGLSPSTRKKSMLVVSEFIGCSPSLSGAIRVNPWNIDSVADAMDSALEIPEGEKVLRHEKHHKFVSTHDVGYWANSFLQDLERTCQDHNKRRCWGIGFGLRFRVVALDTSFKKLAVEQLVSAYRRTTTRAILLDYDGTLMPQTSFGKNPSSKTIDMLNSLCRDKNNMVLLASTKTRATLSEWFSPCENLGLAAEHGYFLRMRGDAEWETCAPAPDSSWKQIVEPVMRTYTETTDGSTIEDKETAIVWCYEDADPDFGSCQAKELHDHLESVLSNEPVSVKADVNHVEVKPQGVNKGLVAKRLLSAMQERGALPDFVLCIGDDRSDEDMFEVITTAVDGPCLSPEATVFACTVGRKPSKAKYYLDDPADIVRLIQALANVSDQSQGAPPSSSSSADIDTALS, via the exons ATGGCGTCGAGATCCTACTCCGACCTCGTGGAGctcgcctccggcagcggcagcgccgAGGAGccctcgtcgctgccgtcgctCGGCCGGCGCCGGTTACCCCGCGTGGTGACGGCGTCCGGCATTGTGCCGGACCTCGActgctccgacgacgacgccgcctcgGCCGCGTCCGACCACTCCCCGCACGCGCCGAGGGAGCGCACCATCATCGTGGCGAACCAGCTGCCCGTGCGCGCCACCcacctggcgggcggcggctgggagtTCTCGTGGGACGAGGACAGCCTGCTGCGGCAGCTCAAGGAGAGCCTGCGCGCGCACCACGGCCGCGCCGACATGGACTTCGTCTACGTGGGCGGCCTCCGCGACGACGTCCCGCCCGCCGACCAGGACAGGGTGGCGCACGACCTCTTCGAGGGCTTCCGCTGCGTGCCCACCTTCCTGCCGCCCGACCTGCGCTCCCGCTTCTACCACGGCTTCTGCAAGCAGCAGCTCTGGCCACTGTTCCATTACATGCTCCCCCTGTCGCCGGACCTCGGCGGCCGCTTCGACCGCGCGCTCTGGCAGGCCTACGTCTCCGCCAACAAGATCTTCGCCGACAAGATCCTCGAGGTCATCAACCCGGACGAGGACTTCGTGTGGGTGCACGACTACCACCTCATGGTGCTGCCCACCTTCCTCCGCAAGCGCTTCAACCGGGTCAGGCTCGGCTTCTTCCTCCACAGCCCCTTCCCGTCCTCGGAGATCTACAAGACGCTGCCGGTCCGCGAGGAGCTGCTCCGGGCGTTGCTCAACGCCGACTTGATCGGGTTCCACACCTTCGACTACGCAAGGCATTTCCTGTCCTGCTGCAGCAGGATGCTCGGCCTCAAATACGAGTCGCAGAGGGGATACATTGCGCTGGAGTACTACGGCCGGACTGTTACCATCAAGATATTGCCGGTGGGAGTGCATCTGGTGCAGCTGCAGTCGGTGCTCAACCTCCCGGAGACCGGGGTCAAGGTTGCCGAGCTTCTCAAGCAGTTCTGCTATCGGGACCGGATCCTCATGCTCGGCGTGGATGATATGGACATCTTCAAAGGTATCAGCTTGAAGCTTCTGGCGTTTGAGCAGCTCTTGATACAGCATCCGGAGTGGCGGGGAAAAGTGGTGCTGGTCCAGATCGCCAATCCGGCGAGGGGGCGGGGGAAGGATGTGCAGGAGGTGCAGGATGAGAGCTATGCGATGGTGAAGCGCATCAACGACGCGTTCGGGCAGCCAGATTACGAGCCAGTTATACTGATCGACAGGCCGCTGCAGTTCTACGAGAGGATGGCGTACTATGTCGTAGCCGAGTGCTGCCTGGTGACAGCGGTGAGGGATGGCATGAACCTCATACCGTACGAATACATAATCGCGAGGCAAGGGAACGAGAACATTGACAGGATCCTGGGCCTCAGCCCTTCCACCAGGAAGAAGAGCATGCTTGTTGTGTCGGAGTTCATCGGCTGCTCACCCTCCCTCAGCGGCGCCATCCGGGTGAACCCTTGGAACATTGATTCAGTGGCTGACGCTATGGACTCTGCCCTGgagatacctgaaggcgagaaGGTGCTGAGACATGAGAAGCATCACAAATTTGTGAGCACGCATGATGTTGGATACTGGGCAAACAGCTTCCTACAGGATCTGGAGAGGACCTGCCAGGATCATAACAAGAGGCGCTGCTGGGGCATAGGGTTTGGGCTCAGGTTCAGGGTTGTGGCCCTTGATACGAGCTTCAAGAAGCTCGCGGTTGAGCAGCTTGTCTCGGCCTACCGGAGGACGACCACGCGCGCCATTCTCCTGGACTATGATGGCACGCTGATGCCTCAGACGTCGTTCGGCAAGAACCCGAGCTCCAAAACAATAGACATGCTGAACAGCCTCTGCCGCGACAAGAACAACATGGTCCTGCTCGCCAGCACGAAGACTCGGGCGACCTTAAGCGAATGGTTCTCGCCATGTGAGAACCTTGGGCTGGCTGCTGAGCATGGCTACTTCCTCAG GATGAGAGGAGATGCAGAGTGGGAGACGTGCGCTCCTGCACCCGACTCTAGCTGGAAGCAGATTGTGGAGCCTGTGATGAGAACCTACACGGAGACAACCGACGGGTCAACCATCGAGGACAAGGAGACCGCGATCGTTTGGTGCTACGAGGACGCCGACCCTGATTTTGGGTCGTGCCAAGCCAAGGAGCTCCATGACCACCTGGAGAGCGTCCTTTCGAACGAGCCAGTCTCGGTCAAAGCAGACGTGAACCATGTCGAGGTGAAGCCGCAG GGCGTGAACAAGGGCCTGGTGGCGAAGCGGCTGCTGTCGGCGATGCAGGAGAGGGGCGCCCTGCCCGACTTCGTCCTCTGCATCGGGGACGACCGGTCGGACGAGGACATGTTCGAGGTGATCACCACGGCGGTGGACGGGCCGTGCCTGAGCCCTGAGGCGACCGTCTTCGCCTGCACGGTCGGGCGCAAGCCCAGCAAGGCCAAGTACTACCTGGACGACCCCGCCGACATCGTGCGGCTGATCCAGGCCCTCGCCAACGTCTCCGACCAGTCGCAGGGCGCTCCCCCCTCCTCATCCTCGTCTGCGGACATAGATACCGCGTTGAGCTGA